A region of Pempheris klunzingeri isolate RE-2024b chromosome 15, fPemKlu1.hap1, whole genome shotgun sequence DNA encodes the following proteins:
- the LOC139213734 gene encoding dynein, cytoplasmic 1, intermediate chain 2a-like isoform X2: MSDKSELKAELERKKQRIAQIREEKKRKEEEKKKKDGDPKVGGGSSGSHEDSDLERKRREAEALLQSVGITPDLSHVPAPMSPSNKSVGSDAGSQDSGDGNAGPRTLHWDPDPSTLQLHSDSELMGRGAVRLGMSKVTQVDFVPKELVSYSKETQTPTEAVIHTDQKADEEEDEDVTALQPAEDTQEEKDEQGEQQEEDTPKELTEEEKLQVLHSSEFLSFFERGSRIVERALAEHVDVCFDYSGRDLEDKEGDLQAGAKLVLNRQFADERWTKNRVVTCLDWSPQYPELLVASYNNNEDAPHEPDGVALVWNLKYKKNTPEYIFHCQSEVMSVGFAKFHPNLVVGGTYSGQIVLWDNRSNKRTPVQRTPLSAAAHTHPVYCVNVVGTQNANNLISISTDGKMCSWSLDMLSQPQDSLELVFKQSKAVAVTSMAFPLGDVNNFVVGSEDGSVYTACRHGSKAGITEVFEGHHGPVTGLSCHSAGGPVDFSHLFISSSFDWTVKLWSTKSTRPLYSFEDSCDYVYDAMWSPTHPALFACVDLAGRLDLWNLNNDTEVPTASVCVEGSSALNRVRWAHSGKEIATGDSDGQVQVYDVGEQICVPKADEWTRFVRTLAEINENRDEAEELANV, encoded by the exons ATGTCTGACAAGAGTGAGCTGAAGGCTGAactggagaggaagaaacaacGGATCGCCCAGATtcgagaggagaagaagagaaaggaagaggagaagaaaaagaaggat GGAGACCCAAAGGTGGGCGGTGGGTCCTCTGGCAGCCACGAGGACTCTGacctggagaggaagaggagggaggcagaggctCTGCTACAGAGTGTCGGCATCACCCCTGACCTATCCCACG TCCCCGCCCCCATGTCTCCTTCCAACAAATCAGTGGGCAGCGACGCTGGAAGCCAAGATTCTGGGGACGGAAACGCAGGAccaag GACATTGCATTGGGATCCTGACCCCTCTACTCTGCAACTCCACTCCGACTCTGAGCTCATGGG acgtgGAGCTGTGAGGCTGGGCATGTCCAAAGTGACTCAGGTGGACTTTGTCCCGAAGGAATTGGTGAGCTACtccaaagaaacacagacacccACCGAGGCAGTGATACACACTGATCAAaaagcag atgaggaagaggatgaggatgtaACTGCTCTCCAACCAGCAGAGGACACCcaggaggagaaagatgaaCAGGGcgaacagcaggaggagg ACACTCCCAAAGAgctgacagaagaagaaaagctgcaggTCCTGCACTCTTCAGAGTTCTTGTCGTTTTTCGAGCGAGGCAGCAGAATTGTGGAGAGAGCTCTGGCGGAGCATGTGGACGTCTGCTTCGACTACAGCGGCAGAGATCTAGAGGATAAGGAGGG TGACTTGCAGGCAGGCGCAAAGCTGGTTCTGAACAGGCAGTTTGCAGATGAGCGCTGGACTAAAAACAGAGTGGTCACCTGTCTTGACTGGTCTCCTCAG TACCCAGAGCTGCTGGTGGCCTCGTACAACAACAACGAGGATGCTCCCCATGAGCCTGATGGAGTGGCGCTGGTCTGGAACCTCAAGTACAAGAAGAACACACCAGAGTACATTTTCCACTGCCAG TCAGAGGTGATGTCAGTCGGCTTTGCAAAGTTTCACCCCAACCTGGTGGTGGGTGGGACGTACTCTGGACAGATTGTCTTATGGGACAACAGGAGCAACAAGCGCACCCCCGTTCAAAGAACTCCcctgtctgcagctgcacacaca CACCCAGTCTACTGTGTGAACGTGGTCGGAACCCAAAACGCCAACAACCTGATCAGCATTTCCACAGACGGCAAAATGTGCTCCTGGAGCCTCGACATGCTCTCCCAGCCACAG GACAGTCTGGAGCTGGTGTTCAAACAGAGCAAAGCGGTGGCCGTCACCTCCATGGCCTTTCCTCTGGGCGATGTGAACAACTTTGTGGTGGGGAGTGAGGACGGCTCCGTCTACACAGCCTGTCGCCACGGGAG taaagCGGGTATCACCGAGGTGTTTGAGGGCCATCATGGTCCAGTGACCGGGCTGAGCTGTCACAGTGCTGGAGGACCCGTTGACTTCTCtcatctcttcatctcctcctcctttgacTGGACCGTCAAACTCTGGAGCACAAAG AGTACCCGTCCCTTGTACTCATTCGAGGACAGCTGTGACTATGTCTATGATGCGATGTGGTCTCCAACACACCCTGCTCTGTTTGCTTGCGTGGACCTCGCTGGACGCCTGGACCTGTGGAACCTGAACAATGATACAGAA gttcCCACAGCCAGCGTGTGTGTGGAGGGATCATCAGCACTGAACCGTGTGAGATGGGCTCACTCTGGCAAAGAGATTGCCACCGGGGACTCGGACGGACAGGTGCAGGTCTATGATGTAGGGGAG CAAATCTGCGTGCCTAAGGCTGATGAGTGGACGCGCTTCGTCAGGACGCTGGCTGAGATCAATGAGAACCGAGATGAAGCCGAGGAACTGGCTAACGTCTGA
- the LOC139213734 gene encoding dynein, cytoplasmic 1, intermediate chain 2a-like isoform X4, with protein MSDKSELKAELERKKQRIAQIREEKKRKEEEKKKKDGDPKVGGGSSGSHEDSDLERKRREAEALLQSVGITPDLSHVPAPMSPSNKSVGSDAGSQDSGDGNAGPRRGAVRLGMSKVTQVDFVPKELVSYSKETQTPTEAVIHTDQKADEEEDEDVTALQPAEDTQEEKDEQGEQQEEDTPKELTEEEKLQVLHSSEFLSFFERGSRIVERALAEHVDVCFDYSGRDLEDKEGDLQAGAKLVLNRQFADERWTKNRVVTCLDWSPQYPELLVASYNNNEDAPHEPDGVALVWNLKYKKNTPEYIFHCQSEVMSVGFAKFHPNLVVGGTYSGQIVLWDNRSNKRTPVQRTPLSAAAHTHPVYCVNVVGTQNANNLISISTDGKMCSWSLDMLSQPQDSLELVFKQSKAVAVTSMAFPLGDVNNFVVGSEDGSVYTACRHGSKAGITEVFEGHHGPVTGLSCHSAGGPVDFSHLFISSSFDWTVKLWSTKSTRPLYSFEDSCDYVYDAMWSPTHPALFACVDLAGRLDLWNLNNDTEVPTASVCVEGSSALNRVRWAHSGKEIATGDSDGQVQVYDVGEQICVPKADEWTRFVRTLAEINENRDEAEELANV; from the exons ATGTCTGACAAGAGTGAGCTGAAGGCTGAactggagaggaagaaacaacGGATCGCCCAGATtcgagaggagaagaagagaaaggaagaggagaagaaaaagaaggat GGAGACCCAAAGGTGGGCGGTGGGTCCTCTGGCAGCCACGAGGACTCTGacctggagaggaagaggagggaggcagaggctCTGCTACAGAGTGTCGGCATCACCCCTGACCTATCCCACG TCCCCGCCCCCATGTCTCCTTCCAACAAATCAGTGGGCAGCGACGCTGGAAGCCAAGATTCTGGGGACGGAAACGCAGGAccaag acgtgGAGCTGTGAGGCTGGGCATGTCCAAAGTGACTCAGGTGGACTTTGTCCCGAAGGAATTGGTGAGCTACtccaaagaaacacagacacccACCGAGGCAGTGATACACACTGATCAAaaagcag atgaggaagaggatgaggatgtaACTGCTCTCCAACCAGCAGAGGACACCcaggaggagaaagatgaaCAGGGcgaacagcaggaggagg ACACTCCCAAAGAgctgacagaagaagaaaagctgcaggTCCTGCACTCTTCAGAGTTCTTGTCGTTTTTCGAGCGAGGCAGCAGAATTGTGGAGAGAGCTCTGGCGGAGCATGTGGACGTCTGCTTCGACTACAGCGGCAGAGATCTAGAGGATAAGGAGGG TGACTTGCAGGCAGGCGCAAAGCTGGTTCTGAACAGGCAGTTTGCAGATGAGCGCTGGACTAAAAACAGAGTGGTCACCTGTCTTGACTGGTCTCCTCAG TACCCAGAGCTGCTGGTGGCCTCGTACAACAACAACGAGGATGCTCCCCATGAGCCTGATGGAGTGGCGCTGGTCTGGAACCTCAAGTACAAGAAGAACACACCAGAGTACATTTTCCACTGCCAG TCAGAGGTGATGTCAGTCGGCTTTGCAAAGTTTCACCCCAACCTGGTGGTGGGTGGGACGTACTCTGGACAGATTGTCTTATGGGACAACAGGAGCAACAAGCGCACCCCCGTTCAAAGAACTCCcctgtctgcagctgcacacaca CACCCAGTCTACTGTGTGAACGTGGTCGGAACCCAAAACGCCAACAACCTGATCAGCATTTCCACAGACGGCAAAATGTGCTCCTGGAGCCTCGACATGCTCTCCCAGCCACAG GACAGTCTGGAGCTGGTGTTCAAACAGAGCAAAGCGGTGGCCGTCACCTCCATGGCCTTTCCTCTGGGCGATGTGAACAACTTTGTGGTGGGGAGTGAGGACGGCTCCGTCTACACAGCCTGTCGCCACGGGAG taaagCGGGTATCACCGAGGTGTTTGAGGGCCATCATGGTCCAGTGACCGGGCTGAGCTGTCACAGTGCTGGAGGACCCGTTGACTTCTCtcatctcttcatctcctcctcctttgacTGGACCGTCAAACTCTGGAGCACAAAG AGTACCCGTCCCTTGTACTCATTCGAGGACAGCTGTGACTATGTCTATGATGCGATGTGGTCTCCAACACACCCTGCTCTGTTTGCTTGCGTGGACCTCGCTGGACGCCTGGACCTGTGGAACCTGAACAATGATACAGAA gttcCCACAGCCAGCGTGTGTGTGGAGGGATCATCAGCACTGAACCGTGTGAGATGGGCTCACTCTGGCAAAGAGATTGCCACCGGGGACTCGGACGGACAGGTGCAGGTCTATGATGTAGGGGAG CAAATCTGCGTGCCTAAGGCTGATGAGTGGACGCGCTTCGTCAGGACGCTGGCTGAGATCAATGAGAACCGAGATGAAGCCGAGGAACTGGCTAACGTCTGA
- the LOC139213734 gene encoding dynein, cytoplasmic 1, intermediate chain 2a-like isoform X1: MSDKSELKAELERKKQRIAQIREEKKRKEEEKKKKDGDPKVGGGSSGSHEDSDLERKRREAEALLQSVGITPDLSHAQPLRVVTEDTCLFHYLVPAPMSPSNKSVGSDAGSQDSGDGNAGPRTLHWDPDPSTLQLHSDSELMGRGAVRLGMSKVTQVDFVPKELVSYSKETQTPTEAVIHTDQKADEEEDEDVTALQPAEDTQEEKDEQGEQQEEDTPKELTEEEKLQVLHSSEFLSFFERGSRIVERALAEHVDVCFDYSGRDLEDKEGDLQAGAKLVLNRQFADERWTKNRVVTCLDWSPQYPELLVASYNNNEDAPHEPDGVALVWNLKYKKNTPEYIFHCQSEVMSVGFAKFHPNLVVGGTYSGQIVLWDNRSNKRTPVQRTPLSAAAHTHPVYCVNVVGTQNANNLISISTDGKMCSWSLDMLSQPQDSLELVFKQSKAVAVTSMAFPLGDVNNFVVGSEDGSVYTACRHGSKAGITEVFEGHHGPVTGLSCHSAGGPVDFSHLFISSSFDWTVKLWSTKSTRPLYSFEDSCDYVYDAMWSPTHPALFACVDLAGRLDLWNLNNDTEVPTASVCVEGSSALNRVRWAHSGKEIATGDSDGQVQVYDVGEQICVPKADEWTRFVRTLAEINENRDEAEELANV, from the exons ATGTCTGACAAGAGTGAGCTGAAGGCTGAactggagaggaagaaacaacGGATCGCCCAGATtcgagaggagaagaagagaaaggaagaggagaagaaaaagaaggat GGAGACCCAAAGGTGGGCGGTGGGTCCTCTGGCAGCCACGAGGACTCTGacctggagaggaagaggagggaggcagaggctCTGCTACAGAGTGTCGGCATCACCCCTGACCTATCCCACG CTCAGCCCCTGAGGGTAGTAACAGAAGATACGTGTCTGTTTCACTACCTAGTCCCCGCCCCCATGTCTCCTTCCAACAAATCAGTGGGCAGCGACGCTGGAAGCCAAGATTCTGGGGACGGAAACGCAGGAccaag GACATTGCATTGGGATCCTGACCCCTCTACTCTGCAACTCCACTCCGACTCTGAGCTCATGGG acgtgGAGCTGTGAGGCTGGGCATGTCCAAAGTGACTCAGGTGGACTTTGTCCCGAAGGAATTGGTGAGCTACtccaaagaaacacagacacccACCGAGGCAGTGATACACACTGATCAAaaagcag atgaggaagaggatgaggatgtaACTGCTCTCCAACCAGCAGAGGACACCcaggaggagaaagatgaaCAGGGcgaacagcaggaggagg ACACTCCCAAAGAgctgacagaagaagaaaagctgcaggTCCTGCACTCTTCAGAGTTCTTGTCGTTTTTCGAGCGAGGCAGCAGAATTGTGGAGAGAGCTCTGGCGGAGCATGTGGACGTCTGCTTCGACTACAGCGGCAGAGATCTAGAGGATAAGGAGGG TGACTTGCAGGCAGGCGCAAAGCTGGTTCTGAACAGGCAGTTTGCAGATGAGCGCTGGACTAAAAACAGAGTGGTCACCTGTCTTGACTGGTCTCCTCAG TACCCAGAGCTGCTGGTGGCCTCGTACAACAACAACGAGGATGCTCCCCATGAGCCTGATGGAGTGGCGCTGGTCTGGAACCTCAAGTACAAGAAGAACACACCAGAGTACATTTTCCACTGCCAG TCAGAGGTGATGTCAGTCGGCTTTGCAAAGTTTCACCCCAACCTGGTGGTGGGTGGGACGTACTCTGGACAGATTGTCTTATGGGACAACAGGAGCAACAAGCGCACCCCCGTTCAAAGAACTCCcctgtctgcagctgcacacaca CACCCAGTCTACTGTGTGAACGTGGTCGGAACCCAAAACGCCAACAACCTGATCAGCATTTCCACAGACGGCAAAATGTGCTCCTGGAGCCTCGACATGCTCTCCCAGCCACAG GACAGTCTGGAGCTGGTGTTCAAACAGAGCAAAGCGGTGGCCGTCACCTCCATGGCCTTTCCTCTGGGCGATGTGAACAACTTTGTGGTGGGGAGTGAGGACGGCTCCGTCTACACAGCCTGTCGCCACGGGAG taaagCGGGTATCACCGAGGTGTTTGAGGGCCATCATGGTCCAGTGACCGGGCTGAGCTGTCACAGTGCTGGAGGACCCGTTGACTTCTCtcatctcttcatctcctcctcctttgacTGGACCGTCAAACTCTGGAGCACAAAG AGTACCCGTCCCTTGTACTCATTCGAGGACAGCTGTGACTATGTCTATGATGCGATGTGGTCTCCAACACACCCTGCTCTGTTTGCTTGCGTGGACCTCGCTGGACGCCTGGACCTGTGGAACCTGAACAATGATACAGAA gttcCCACAGCCAGCGTGTGTGTGGAGGGATCATCAGCACTGAACCGTGTGAGATGGGCTCACTCTGGCAAAGAGATTGCCACCGGGGACTCGGACGGACAGGTGCAGGTCTATGATGTAGGGGAG CAAATCTGCGTGCCTAAGGCTGATGAGTGGACGCGCTTCGTCAGGACGCTGGCTGAGATCAATGAGAACCGAGATGAAGCCGAGGAACTGGCTAACGTCTGA
- the LOC139214112 gene encoding uncharacterized protein: protein MQQQMSRMMSQVSLLRALCYMLLMPGNSVNIGSTQAHDFLTNSRPKRNTDPKWFRGSPDFQSYYRFYNSIGHIEGLYEIDRIRMLYQQMRHLELTYGPDASSYQNVMGVLTTTAAPTTTTEPPPPPTTTTPAPTPDPLENAQRLYLCNPKDPLCKPHIVYLPSGAVPVLCDPRHNPGCLPRTEEEIKAVVPTQPPPPPPAPKKSVPPPPPAVTAKGMEYDCDPYWDPDCLIDHPPRLLQETTASEAPVEEKVVKEEEVKAEESVPAAPATQKPIYPFFDPYDFKRDLYDPLQYVNPDPEE from the exons ATGCAACAGCAG ATGTCCAGGATGATGTCCCAGGTGTCCCTGTTGAGGGCGCTCTGCTACATGCTGCTCATGCCAG GTAATTCAGTTAACATTGGCTCTACTCAGGCACATGACTTCCTGACTAATTCTCGACCTAAGAGGAACACTGACCCAAAGTGGTTCAGAGGCAGCCCTGACTTTCAGTCCTACTATCGCTTCTACAACAGTATTGGACACATTGAAGGA CTCTACGAGATCGACCGGATCAGGATGTTGTATCAGCAGATGCGTCACTTGGAGCTGACCTACGGCCCAGATGCCTCCAGTTACCAAAACGTCATGGGTGTGCTGACTACCACTGCAGCACCAACTACGACCACTGAgccccctccacctcccaccaccaccacccctgcTCCTACACCAGACCCCCTGGAGAACGCTCAGAGGCTCTATCTGTGTAACCCCAAAGACCCTCTGTGCAAACCTCACATCGTCTACCTGCCATCGGGGGCTGTTCCAGTCCTGTGCGACCCACGTCACAACCCCGGCTGCTTGCCcagaacagaggaagagataaAAGCTGTCGTTCCTACCCAaccacccccacctcctcctgctcccaaAAAGTCTgtcccacctccccctcctgctgTCACTGCTAAAGGGATGGAGTACGACTGTGACCCCTACTGGGACCCTGACTGCCTCATTGATCACCCTCCCCGCCTCTTGCAGGAAACAACTGCATCAGAGGCACCTGTCGAAGAGAAAGTggtgaaagaggaagaagtaAAGGCAGAGGAAAGTGTCCCCGCAGCACCAGCCACCCAGAAACCCATCTACCCTTTCTTTGACCCTTATGATTTCAAACGTGACCTTTATGACCCCCTTCAATACGTCAATCCAGACCCCGAAGAGTAA
- the LOC139213734 gene encoding cytoplasmic dynein 1 intermediate chain 2-like isoform X3 has translation MSDKSELKAELERKKQRIAQIREEKKRKEEEKKKKDGDPKVGGGSSGSHEDSDLERKRREAEALLQSVGITPDLSHAQPLRVVTEDTCLFHYLVPAPMSPSNKSVGSDAGSQDSGDGNAGPRRGAVRLGMSKVTQVDFVPKELVSYSKETQTPTEAVIHTDQKADEEEDEDVTALQPAEDTQEEKDEQGEQQEEDTPKELTEEEKLQVLHSSEFLSFFERGSRIVERALAEHVDVCFDYSGRDLEDKEGDLQAGAKLVLNRQFADERWTKNRVVTCLDWSPQYPELLVASYNNNEDAPHEPDGVALVWNLKYKKNTPEYIFHCQSEVMSVGFAKFHPNLVVGGTYSGQIVLWDNRSNKRTPVQRTPLSAAAHTHPVYCVNVVGTQNANNLISISTDGKMCSWSLDMLSQPQDSLELVFKQSKAVAVTSMAFPLGDVNNFVVGSEDGSVYTACRHGSKAGITEVFEGHHGPVTGLSCHSAGGPVDFSHLFISSSFDWTVKLWSTKSTRPLYSFEDSCDYVYDAMWSPTHPALFACVDLAGRLDLWNLNNDTEVPTASVCVEGSSALNRVRWAHSGKEIATGDSDGQVQVYDVGEQICVPKADEWTRFVRTLAEINENRDEAEELANV, from the exons ATGTCTGACAAGAGTGAGCTGAAGGCTGAactggagaggaagaaacaacGGATCGCCCAGATtcgagaggagaagaagagaaaggaagaggagaagaaaaagaaggat GGAGACCCAAAGGTGGGCGGTGGGTCCTCTGGCAGCCACGAGGACTCTGacctggagaggaagaggagggaggcagaggctCTGCTACAGAGTGTCGGCATCACCCCTGACCTATCCCACG CTCAGCCCCTGAGGGTAGTAACAGAAGATACGTGTCTGTTTCACTACCTAGTCCCCGCCCCCATGTCTCCTTCCAACAAATCAGTGGGCAGCGACGCTGGAAGCCAAGATTCTGGGGACGGAAACGCAGGAccaag acgtgGAGCTGTGAGGCTGGGCATGTCCAAAGTGACTCAGGTGGACTTTGTCCCGAAGGAATTGGTGAGCTACtccaaagaaacacagacacccACCGAGGCAGTGATACACACTGATCAAaaagcag atgaggaagaggatgaggatgtaACTGCTCTCCAACCAGCAGAGGACACCcaggaggagaaagatgaaCAGGGcgaacagcaggaggagg ACACTCCCAAAGAgctgacagaagaagaaaagctgcaggTCCTGCACTCTTCAGAGTTCTTGTCGTTTTTCGAGCGAGGCAGCAGAATTGTGGAGAGAGCTCTGGCGGAGCATGTGGACGTCTGCTTCGACTACAGCGGCAGAGATCTAGAGGATAAGGAGGG TGACTTGCAGGCAGGCGCAAAGCTGGTTCTGAACAGGCAGTTTGCAGATGAGCGCTGGACTAAAAACAGAGTGGTCACCTGTCTTGACTGGTCTCCTCAG TACCCAGAGCTGCTGGTGGCCTCGTACAACAACAACGAGGATGCTCCCCATGAGCCTGATGGAGTGGCGCTGGTCTGGAACCTCAAGTACAAGAAGAACACACCAGAGTACATTTTCCACTGCCAG TCAGAGGTGATGTCAGTCGGCTTTGCAAAGTTTCACCCCAACCTGGTGGTGGGTGGGACGTACTCTGGACAGATTGTCTTATGGGACAACAGGAGCAACAAGCGCACCCCCGTTCAAAGAACTCCcctgtctgcagctgcacacaca CACCCAGTCTACTGTGTGAACGTGGTCGGAACCCAAAACGCCAACAACCTGATCAGCATTTCCACAGACGGCAAAATGTGCTCCTGGAGCCTCGACATGCTCTCCCAGCCACAG GACAGTCTGGAGCTGGTGTTCAAACAGAGCAAAGCGGTGGCCGTCACCTCCATGGCCTTTCCTCTGGGCGATGTGAACAACTTTGTGGTGGGGAGTGAGGACGGCTCCGTCTACACAGCCTGTCGCCACGGGAG taaagCGGGTATCACCGAGGTGTTTGAGGGCCATCATGGTCCAGTGACCGGGCTGAGCTGTCACAGTGCTGGAGGACCCGTTGACTTCTCtcatctcttcatctcctcctcctttgacTGGACCGTCAAACTCTGGAGCACAAAG AGTACCCGTCCCTTGTACTCATTCGAGGACAGCTGTGACTATGTCTATGATGCGATGTGGTCTCCAACACACCCTGCTCTGTTTGCTTGCGTGGACCTCGCTGGACGCCTGGACCTGTGGAACCTGAACAATGATACAGAA gttcCCACAGCCAGCGTGTGTGTGGAGGGATCATCAGCACTGAACCGTGTGAGATGGGCTCACTCTGGCAAAGAGATTGCCACCGGGGACTCGGACGGACAGGTGCAGGTCTATGATGTAGGGGAG CAAATCTGCGTGCCTAAGGCTGATGAGTGGACGCGCTTCGTCAGGACGCTGGCTGAGATCAATGAGAACCGAGATGAAGCCGAGGAACTGGCTAACGTCTGA
- the LOC139213733 gene encoding electrogenic aspartate/glutamate antiporter SLC25A12, mitochondrial-like, producing the protein MAVKVQSTKRGDPSELKAIFQKYASVVDKDGERFMTPGDFVQRYLGLHTQIHHNPKTVQLISAVADTTKDGLISFQEFLAFESVLCAPDTLFIVAFQLFDKTGTGAISFENVRDIFSQTTVHHHIPFNWDCEFIRLHFGHDNKKHLSYLEFTQFLQELQLEHARQAFAQKDKGKNGVISAMDFSDIMATIRHHMLTPFVEENLVSAAGGSTSHLVSFSYFNAFNSLLNNMELIRKIYSTLAGTRKDTLVTKEEFVHAANKFGQITPMEIDILYQLSGLHSPSGRLNLADIERIAPLEEECLPHHLVETQKQTHGDSSRPVWLQVAESAYRFTLGSIAGATGATAVYPIDLVKTRMQNQRSTGSFVGELMYKNSFDCAKKVLRYEGFFGFYRGLVPQLIGVAPEKAIKLTMNDFVRDKFLEKDNTIPFYAEILAGGCAGGSQVIFTNPLEIVKIRLQVAGEITTGPRVSALSVVRDLGFFGLYKGAKACFLRDIPFSAIYFPAYAHLKSHLADENGSLGALQLLTAGAIAGIPAASLVTPADVVKTRLQVAARAGQTTYTGVIDCFRKIMREEGFRALWKGAGARMCRSSPQFGVTLVTYELLQRWFYVDFGGHRPSGSEPTPKSRIPELPPINADHVGGYRLAAATFAGVENKFGLHLPKFKSSGVVSIHHPEPVTATPTQAP; encoded by the exons ATGGCGGTCAAG GTGCAATCTACCAAACGCGGGGACCCAAGTGAGCTGAAAGCCATCTTCCAGAAG TATGCCAGTGTAGTGGACAAAGATGGAGAGCGGTTCATGACCCCTGGAGACTTTGTCCAGAGGTATCTAGGactacacacacagatccaccACAACCCCAAAACCGTACAGCTCATCTCTGCTGTGGCAGATACCACCAAGGACGG GCTGATTTCGTTCCAGGAGTTTCTTGCGTTTGAATCTGTGTTGTGTGCGCCCGACACTCTCTTCATAGTAGCCTTCCAGCTGTTTGACAAGACCGGAACTGGAGCCATTTCCTTCG AGAATGTGCGGGACATCTTCAGCCAGACCACAGTGCACCACCACATTCCTTTCAACTGGGACTGCGAGTTCATCCGTCTGCACTTTGGGCACGACAACAAGAAACACCTCAGCTACCTTGAGTTCACTCAGTTCCTGCAG gaGCTGCAGTTGGAGCATGCACGCCAGGCGTTTGCCCAGAAGGACAAAGGGAAGAATGGTGTCATCTCTGCTATGGACTTCAGTGACATAATGGCCACCATAAGACACCACATGCTCACACCCTTTGTGGAGGAGAACCTCGTCTCA GCTGCAGGTGGCAGCACCTCTCACTTGGTCAGCTTCTCGTACTTCAATGCCTTCAACTCCCTCCTGAACAACATGGAGCTGATACGCAAGATCTACAGCACACTGGCTGGCACGCGGAAGGATACACTCGTGACAAAAG aGGAGTTTGTCCATGCTGCCAACAAGTTTGGTCAGATCACTCCCATGGAAATTGACATCCTGTACCAGTTATCAGGCCTGCACTCCCCGTCCGG GCGCCTGAATCTTGCTGACATTGAGAGGATAGCTCCTTTAGAGGAAGAATGTCTGCCCCACCACCTGGTTGAAACCCAAAAACAG ACCCATGGAGACAGTTCCAGACCTGTGTGGCTCCAAGTTGCAGAGTCGGCCTACAGGTTCACCCTGGGATCCATTGCTGGAG cTACGGGAGCGACGGCTGTGTACCCCATTGACTTGGTGAAGACTCGTATGCAGAACCAGAGATCTACAGGTTCCTTTGTTGGAGAGCTGATGTACAAGAACAGCTTCGACTGTGCTAAAAAGGTGCTTCGCTACGAGGGCTTCTTCGGCTTCTACAGAG GTCTGGTACCTCAGCTTATAGGTGTGGCTCCTGAGAAGGCTATCAAACTGACA ATGAATGACTTTGTGAGAGACAAGTTCCTTGAAAAAGACAACACAATTCCTTTTTATGCTGAGATTTTAGCTGGTGGCTGT GCTGGAGGGTCTCAGGTGATCTTTACCAACCCTCTGGAGATCGTGAAGATTCGCCTGCAGGTGGCAGGCGAGATCACTACTGGACCGCGAGTCAGTGCACTCAGTGTGGTCCGTGACCTGGGCTTCTTCGGCCTCTACAAG GGTGCTAAAGCATGTTTCCTGAGAGACATTCCGTTCTCAGCCATCTATTTCCCCGCTTATGCCCACCTCAAGTCCCATCTAGCTGACGAGAACGGCAGCCTGGGAGCTTTGCAGCTTCTCACTGCTGGAGCAATTGCAG GTATCCCTGCAGCTTCCCTCGTGACGCCTGCTGATGTCGTCAAGACGCGTCTGCAAGTCGCGGCGAGGGCAGGACAGACCACTTACACGGGAGTAATCGACTGCTTCAGGAAGATTATGAGAGAGGAGGGCTTCAGGGCTTTGTGGAAGGGGgctggag cTCGTATGTGCCGGTCTTCTCCTCAGTTTGGTGTCACCCTGGTGACTTATGAGCTCTTACAGCGATGGTTCTACGTTGACTTTGGAGGACA TCGTCCGTCAGGATCTGAGCCCACACCCAAGTCCCGCATCCCAGAGCTCCCTCCCATCAATGCGGACCATGTCGGAGGCTACCGCCTAGCCGCAGCTACCTTTGCCGGGGTGGAGAACAAATTCGGGCTCCACCTCCCGAAATTCAAGTCCTCTGGTGTGGTTTCCATACATCACCCAGAGCCGGTCACTGCCACGCCAACTCAGGCCCCATAA